One Archocentrus centrarchus isolate MPI-CPG fArcCen1 chromosome 14, fArcCen1, whole genome shotgun sequence DNA window includes the following coding sequences:
- the LOC115791711 gene encoding charged multivesicular body protein 1b, producing MPSMEKNLFNLKFAAKELQRNSKKCDKEEKLEKAKVKKAIQKGNMEVARIHAENAIRQKNQSVNFLRMSARVDAVAARVQTAVTMNQVTKSMAGVVKGMDATLKSMNLEKISALMDKFEHQFETLDVQTAQMEDTMSSTTTLTTPQNQVESLLHEMADEAGLDLNMELPQGQTGSVGTSVASAEQDELSQRLAKLRDQM from the exons ATGCCCAGCATGGAAA AAAATCTCTTCAATCTAAAATTTGCCGCCAAAGAACTCCAAAGAAATTCCAAGAAATgtgacaaagaggaaaaactagAGAAGGCTAAAGTCAAGAAG GCCATCCAGAAAGGAAATATGGAAGTGGCAAGGATCCATGCAGAGAATGCCATCAGACAGAAGAACCAGTCAGTGAATTTCCTGAGGATGAGCGCCCGGGTAGATGCAGTTGCAGCGAGGGTCCAAACTGCAGTCACAATGAACCAG GTCACAAAATCTATGGCTGGAGTGGTGAAAGGCATGGACGCCACTCTGAAGAGTATGAATCTGGAGAAG ATTTCAGCTCTCATGGATAAATTTGAACACCAGTTTGAGACTCTGGATGTTCAAACAGCCCAAATGGAGGATACCATGAGCAGTACAACAACTCTCACAACACCACAG AATCAAGTGGAGTCATTGCTGCATGAAATGGCTGATGAAGCAGG GTTGGATCTGAACATGGAGCTCCCTCAAGGACAGACCGGATCAGTGGGTACCAGCGTGGCCTCTGCAGAACAG GATGAACTGTCTCAAAGACTCGCCAAACTCAGAGATCAGATGTAA
- the LOC115791535 gene encoding uncharacterized protein LOC115791535: protein MELQTEKRFHNLTLEQVRALDKVLTEVIPIHGRGNFPTLQVRAKDIIRVVKDRLVERNIQVKDVRLNGMTASHVLIKDNGLGYKDLDIIFGVELPRQEDFQVIKEVVLGSLRDLLPSGVNRRKITCLTMKEAYVQKMVKVFNEHDRWSLISLSNNRAKTVGLRFVSSLRRQFEFSVDSFQIILDRMLESYWENERKQEWKLALNAGPSSKGDNNSENKGQEKPNIPQNAEEHIKEDSAVGTSAENTCQDETVSVLEEELPQEEVEHVDGKHEVQQVLEPENINLQQEEEEVEGIEDVHSEEEIVFELCEDNKEEKGQFKNDYPLVASPKTLFADIKDPLTTHACLTLQSSEELCEAQTSQPVVCTANTEKSAPQDVAHCEENLKVDSVTCRTDSTPNLQDSNLEFSFPPPAKKSCSTSPDIVPDYCPSPKLQRKMSRKLISKPEKWSLLTDLSDLTTQLFPPIEIPKQLQPKPPALDSPQVHSSNTSSSKTDNSEGTDVLTVPTYSPVRTPQDATCSRETLEQTVKPKHPKEPPDSKTQSNSCAVGVASQPQVDEQKLELADTVPNRCEPSSWLGEAGQPTITVEAECMYGDFDQAMDHLRNRLIATHNPEEIRGGGLLKYSDLLVRNFRPASETEIKSLERYMCSRFFIDFPDVSEQQRKIEAYLQCHFIGSEETSKYDYLMTLRRVIDESTVCLMGHERRQTLNMITVLALRVLGEQNAIPNTANVTCFYQPAPYMTEPIYNSYFITQAQPPLVYHPYPLHVHMQTGLV from the coding sequence ATGGAGCTTCAAACAGAGAAGAGGTTCCACAATCTGACCCTGGAGCAAGTTCGGGCTCTTGACAAAGTCTTGACTGAGGTAATCCCTATCCATGGGCGAGGAAATTTTCCTACACTGCAGGTGAGAGCGAAAGACATCATTCGTGTTGTGAAGGACCGACTGGTTGAAAGGAACATTCAGGTTAAAGATGTTCGCCTCAATGGCATGACTGCCAGCCACGTCCTCATAAAAGACAACGGGCTCGGCTACAAAGACTTGGACATCATTTTTGGAGTGGAGCTTCCGAGGCAGGAAGACTTCCAAGTTATTAAGGAGGTGGTGCTGGGCAGCTTACGAGACCTTCTCCCTTCTGGAGTCAACCGACGGAAGATCACCTGCCTGACAATGAAGGAAGCCTATGTACAGAAGATGGTGAAAGTTTTCAATGAGCATGACAGATGGAGCCTTATCTCACTTTCTAACAACAGGGCTAAAACCGTAGGGCTTCGATTTGTTAGTTCCCTTAGAAGACAGTTTGAGTTCAGTGTGGATTCCTTCCAAATTATATTAGATCGTATGCTTGAGTCCTACTGGGAGAATGAAAGGAAACAAGAATGGAAGTTGGCACTGAATGCTGGGCCTTCTTCTAAAGGAGACaacaacagtgaaaacaaaggACAAGAGAAACCAAACATTCCTCAGAATGCTGAAGAGCATATTAAAGAAGATTCTGCAGTGGGAACCAGCGCAGAAAATACATGCCAGGATgaaactgtttctgtgcttgAGGAAGAACTTCCACAGGAAGAGGTTGAGCATGTGGATGGAAAGCATGAGGTGCAGCAGGTGCTGGAACCTGAGAACATAAACTtacagcaggaggaagaggaagtggaggGCATTGAGGATGTACATTCAGAGGAGGAAATTGTGTTTGAGCTGTGTGAAGACAACAAAGAAGAGAAAGGacagtttaaaaatgattaTCCTCTAGTTGCATCACCTAAAACTTTATTTGCAGATATCAAGGATCCTCTGACGACACATGCATGTTTAACGCTACAGAGTAGTGAAGAACTATGTGAGGCGCAAACTTCCCAGCCTGTAGTATGTACAGCTAATACTGAAAAGTCGGCTCCACAGGATGTAGCTCATTGTGAAGAAAACTTAAAAGTAGACTCAGTAACCTGCAGGACAGATTCTACCCCAAACCTACAAGATTCAAATCTTGAATTCTCCTTTCCTCCCCCAGCTAAAAAATCTTGCAGCACATCACCGGATATTGTGCCAGACTACTGCCCCTCACCGaaactacagagaaaaatgtcacGGAAGTTGATTAGTAAACCTGAGAAATGGTCTTTACTAACTGATCTGTCAGACCTTACCACACAGCTGTTTCCACCCATAGAAATACCAAAACAACTTCAGCCGAAACCTCCCGCGCTGGATAGTCCTCAGGTTCACAGTTCAAATACATCAAGCTCCAAAACGGACAACTCAGAGGGTACAGATGTCCTTACAGTTCCCACATACAGTCCAGTCAGGACACCACAGGATGCGACTTGCTCCAGAGAAACTTTAGAACAAACTGTTAAACCTAAACACCCAAAAGAGCCACCTGATTCAAAGACTCAAAGCAATTCATGTGCAGTAGGTGTAGCCTCACAGCCTCAAGTAGATGAGCAGAAACTGGAGCTGGCAGACACTGTCCCAAACAGATGTGAGCCAAGCTCATGGCTTGGTGAAGCCGGGCAGCCCACCATCACTGTTGAAGCTGAGTGCATGTATGGAGACTTTGATCAGGCTATGGATCACCTTCGAAACCGCCTCATTGCCACCCACAACCCAGAGGAGATCAGAGGTGGAGGATTGCTAAAATACAGTGACCTGCTGGTGAGGAACTTCCGGCCAGCCAGTGAGACAGAGATAAAGTCCTTGGAGCGATACATGTGCTCCCGTTTCTTCATCGACTTTCCCGATGTAAGCGAGCAGCAGAGGAAGATTGAGGCCTACTTGCAGTGCCATTTCATCGGCAGCGAGGAGACGAGCAAATATGACTATTTAATGACCCTGCGGCGTGTGATAGATGAGAGCACGGTGTGTTTGATGGGACACGAGAGGAGACAGACCCTCAATATGATCACAGTTCTGGCTCTGAGGGTGCTGGGCGAGCAGAACGCCATCCCCAACACAGCCAACGTTACCTGTTTCTATCAGCCAGCGCCGTACATGACAGAGCCCATTTACAACAGCTACTTCATCACTCAGGCCCAACCACCGCTCGTCTACCACCCGTACCCGTTACACGTCCACATGCAGACTGGTCTGGTGTAG
- the brwd3 gene encoding LOW QUALITY PROTEIN: bromodomain and WD repeat-containing protein 3 (The sequence of the model RefSeq protein was modified relative to this genomic sequence to represent the inferred CDS: inserted 3 bases in 3 codons), whose product MAREQCSQIEAELYYLIARFLQSGPCKKAAKILIEELEEYELVPQRWSWDGKKYKRTFQDWVMLNQHIPADYLLHVCQRIGPLIEKEIPPSVPGVQTLLGGGRQSLLRTTKSCSYKVCSGSAVAALHRGRPPEPPASNGHSFNVVSVMGARQATGTARFGQVLPSSTYQHMKIHKRILGHLSSVYCVAFDRTGRRIFTGSDDCLVKIWATDDGRLLATLRGHSAEICDMAVNHENSLIASASCDKVIRVWCLRTCAPITVLQAHAASITSIQFCPAVRGTTRYLASTGADGMVCFWKWHSLTMKFNDQPVKFVERSRPGVQVSTSSFSSGGMFMATGGTDHMIRVYYLGADSPMKVSEMDAHTDKVVVVQFSNNSDSLRFVSGSRDGTVRIWHYQQQEWKSITLDMAARLPGSTATTGDDKAKLVVTMVAWDRTDSTVITAVSNYLLKVWSTCTGQLLHVLSGHDDEVFVLEAHPFDSRIMLSAGHDGNIYIWDLTKGLKIRNFFNMIEGQGHGAIFDCKFSADGQYFACTDSHGHLLIFGFGCSRPYEKIPDQMFFHTDYRPLIRDSNNYVLDEQTQQAPHLMPPPFLVDVDGNPHPPHYQRLVPGRENCKEEQLIPQMGYMANSDGELVEQVLGQQTAENGESLLDNLIRQLQNEQDERQNAEQQAEEDEADDTAEVVPSSPVVAPRRSGQVDGVWQMQHNALRSQVATERDLLAWSRRVVVNEVPQGIFRVSEQCRKAKGDIECSLYNAERRKKPATCAPKNDLLSSRLRSLRPTKKTQQRHAYQTRSAQIRRPGTRSRNPSTRRNSNTQMESDTDGEAEEQGVQTDASSDGEARWQSESSSSDSSSEYSDWTADAGINLQPPKRPTRRPVQPPDYSSSEEDDRGKETKEVKTREKEKRKKPKETKQKPTSSLGGLDAEEWLPPSWIVEIIPHRSPFVPQMGDELIYFKQGHQAYVRAVRRAKAYSINPQKQPWNRLNLRDQESVKVVGIKYEVGPPTLCCLKLAFLDPVSGKMTNESFSLKYHDMPDVIDFLVLQQFYNEAKEHNWQPGMRFRSIIDDAWWFGSVEDQEPLQPEYPDSLFQCYAVKWDNGEREKMSPWDMEPIPEEAALPEQVGDGVEVAEEELKALLYKPQEGEWGAHTRDEECERVIHGIDQLVTLDVAKAFAIPVNLQDYPLYCTAVAYPTDLSTIRKRLENRFYRRISALMWEVRYIEHNARTFNEPQSPIVAAAKVVTDVLLHYIGDQSCTDILDLYRKLKSEVSSEGEAEIDLDVDSDTPGTSTGHRGAIPNSKKRGVVLDAKAWRSQCRELLRRMIASRDSQPFRQPVDLFEYPDYRDIIDTPMDLGTVSETLIAGNYENPMEFAKDIRLIFSNSKAYTPNKKSQIYTMTLSLSAFFEKHIISIISDYKSAIQNERRARQRLTYRNRLHNGGSSPPISPSSSPKGKHKSGKVSKPKKSQTSTRNRSQRSHQAQQSSSVAEEEDIQPSSPSSGTSDESRNQGPHRVTRSQATPVKKSGHQNNLHLSNGSRQRHGQETLQSDDDEEASGSNSSSSESSSTSSSSSSSSSSDSENSSDSEMEKYVEGGGDHDYSKXPCLSVRLSAKGKXAASGKRRHKGGEDMAQRSXRARVQLPVEEEEDEEEEEEEEAEDEEEEEEEEEEEEEEEQQQQQQQVAVRHEEEEEEEEEEEEEEEEEEEEEEEEEEEPDEEGDNNNSEVESGVAASASAATANSQRGSQCKSRRVNTRNQGRRTVRYRDDSEDDGHGSKDDPLNLGMSRSGRVRRMTEKARVSHLMGWSH is encoded by the exons atggcaagaGAACAGTGTTCACAAATCGAAGCTG agctGTATTACCTCATTGCCAGATTTTTGCAGTCTGGGCCGTGTAAAAAAGCCGCAAAG ATCCTGattgaggagctggaggagtATGAG TTGGTCCCGCAACGATGGAGTTGGGACGGGAAGAAATACAAACGGACCTTCCAAGATTGG GTGATGTTGAACCAGCACATTCCTGCAGACTATTTGCTCCACGTTTGTCAGCGGATAGGCCCGCTTATAGAGAAGGAGATCCCACCCAGTGTTCCTGGAGTCCAGACACTTCTGGGGGGTGGAAGACAGTCCTTGCTTCGCACCACCAAAA GTTGTAGCTACAAGGTATGTAGTGGCTCAGCTGTTGCTGCACTCCACCGAGGACGTCCACCAGAACCTCCAGCCAGCAATGGACATTCTTTTAATGTTG TGTCCGTCATGGGTGCTCGCCAGGCCACGGGGACAGCTCGTTTTGGCCAGGTCCTGCCGTCTTCCACCTACCAACACATGAAGATACACAAACGTATCCTTGGCCACCTTTCTTCGGTCTACTGTGTGGCCTTCGACCGTACCGGTCGTCGAATATTTACG GGTTCTGACGACTGCCTGGTAAAAATCTGGGCCACAGATGACGGCCGGCTCCTGGCAACGCTCCGCGGCCACTCAGCAGAGATCTGTGACATGGCTGTCAACCATGAGAACAGCCTTATTGCTTCTGCCAGCTGTGACAAAGTCATCAGAGTGTGGTGCCTACGCACCTGCGCGCCCATCACTGTGCTGCAGGCCCATGCTGCGTCCATCACGTCCATACAG TTTTGTCCGGCAGTCAGAGGAACAACACGATACCTGGCATCGACGGGTGCAGATGGCATGGTGTGTTTCTGGAAATGGCACTCACTCACCATGAAATTTAA TGATCAACCAGTCAAGTTTGTAGAGCGTTCACGGCCAGGAGTGCAGGTCTCCACTTCATCTTTCAGCAGTG GTGGCATGTTCATGGCTACTGGTGGCACTGATCATATGATCAGGGTCTACTACCTTGGTGCTGATTCTCCTATGAAGGTTTCTGAGATGGATGCTCACACG GATAAAGTTGTAGTCGTCCAGTTTAGCAATAACAGTGACAG CCTAAGGTTTGTGAGTGGCAGTCGCGACGGCACAGTGAGGATTTGGCATTACCAGCAACAGGAGTGGAAGAGCATCACTTTAGACATGGCTGCAAGGCTTCCAGG GAGCACTGCTACTACAGGGGACGACAAAGCCAAGCTGGTGGTGACCATGGTGGCCTGGGACCGCACTGACAGCACTGTAATCACAGCGGTGTCAAACTACCTGCTCAAAGTGTGGAGTACATGTACTGGACAGCTGCTGCATGTTTTGTCT GGTCACGAtgatgaggtgtttgtgctggagGCTCATCCATTTGACTCTCGCATCATGTTATCTGCCGGCCACGACGGCAACATTTACATCTGGGACCTGACAAAAGGACTAAAGATTCGCAATTTCTTCAACATG ATTGAGGGCCAAGGCCATGGTGCTATTTTTGACTGCAAGTTCTCAGCAGATGGGCAGTATTTTGCCTGCACTGACTCACACGGCCATTTGCTCATCTTTGGTTTTGGCTGCAGCAGACCCTATGAGAAG ATTCCTGACCAGATGTTCTTCCACACGGACTATCGTCCTCTTATCCGTGACTCTAATAACTATGTCCTGGATGAGCAGACACAGCAGGCGCCACACCTCATGCCTCCACCCTTCCTTGTGGATGTTGATGGgaatcctcatcctcctcactACCAGCGCCTGGTGCCTGGACGGGAAAACTGCAAAGAAGAGCAGCTAATACCTCAGATGGGATACATGGCTAACA GTGATGGAGAGTTGGTTGAGCAGGTACTTGGCCAGCAAACTGCAGAAAATGGAGAAAGCCTATTGGACAATCTCATCAGACAGTTGCAGAATGAACAAGATGAGCGACAGAATGCAGAGcagcaggcagaggaggacgaag CTGATGATACAGCAGAGGTGGTGCCTTCCTCTCCAGTTGTTGCTCCTCGCAGAAGTGGGCAGGTGGATGGGGTGTGGCAAATGCAGCATAATGCCCTTCGCAGTCAGGTGGCCACTGAGAGGGATCTGTTGGCCTGGAGCCGTAGAGTGGTGGTTAATGAAGTCCCACAGGGGATATTCAG ggtttcGGAGCAGTGCAGAAAAGCCAAAGGTGACATTGAATGCTCTCTATACAATgctgagaggaggaagaaaccAGCAACATGTGCACCTAAG AATGATCTGCTGTCTTCACGTCTGCGGTCCCTGCGGCCCACGAAGAAAACTCAGCAGCGCCATGCCTATCAGACCCGATCGGCTCAAATCCGCCGTCCTGGAACTAGGAGTAGAAATCCCAGCACCCGACGTAACTCTAACACCCAAATGGAGTCAGACACGGATGGAGAA GCAGAAGAACAGGGGGTGCAAACGGATGCATCCTCAGATGGTGAAGCTCGGTGGCAGAGTGAAAGCAGCTCCAG CGATTCCTCTAGTGAATATTCTGATTGGACAGCTGATGCTGGGATCAACTTGCAGCCACCGAAGCGACCTACCAGGAGACCAGTACAACCTCCAGATTACAGCAGCTCTGAGGAGGATGACAGAGGTAAGGAGACCAAGGAGGTGAAGACgagggaaaaagagaagaggaagaagcccAAGGAGACCAAACAG AAACCCACATCCTCTCTGGGTGGACTTGATGCGGAGGAGTGGCTGCCACCATCTTGGATTGTGGAGATCATCCCCCACCGTTCTCCTTTTGTTCCACAAATGGGAGATGAA ctcatctacTTCAAACAGGGCCATCAGGCTTACGTCCGGGCTGTTCGCAGAGCTAAGGCTTACAGCATCAACCCTCAGAAACAGCCGTGGAACAGACTCAACCTCAGG GATCAGGAATCTGTGAAAGTGGTTGGAATTAAGTATGAAGTGGGACCTCCTACGCTGTGCTGCCTAAAACTGGCTTTCTTGGACCCAGTCTCAGGGAAAATGACCAATGAGTCTTTCTCCTTAAA GTATCATGACATGCCTGATGTCATAGATTTTCTGGTACTGCAGCAATTTTACAACGAGGCTAAAGAGCACAACTGGCAACCTG GTATGAGGTTCCGCAGCATCATTGATGACGCCTGGTGGTTCGGATCTGTGGAGGATCAAGAGCCCCTGCAGCCAGAGTATCCCGATAGCCTGTTTCAGTGCTATGCCGTAAA ATGGGATAATGGCGAGCGGGAGAAAATGAGTCCCTGGGATATGGAGCCTATTCCTGAGGAAG CTGCATTGCCAGAACAGGTTGGTGATGGGGTGGAGGTGGCAGAAGAGGagctgaaagctctgctctACAAGCCTCAGGAAGGTGAATGGGGGGCTCATACACGAGATGAAGAATGTGAGAGAGTCATCCATGGCATCGATCAGCTTGTGACACTAG atgTAGCCAAGGCGTTTGCAATACCAGTTAACTTGCAGGACTACCCtctgtactgcactgcagtggcttACCCCACTGACCTCAGCACCATCCGCAAACGACTGGAGAACCGCTTTTACAG GCGGATCTCTGCATTAATGTGGGAGGTGCGTTACATTGAACACAATGCCCGCACTTTCAATGAACCTCAAAGCCCCATTGTAGCAGCTGCCAAGGTGGTAACAGATGTTCTCCTTCACTATATCGG GGACCAGAGCTGCACTGACATCTTGGATCTGTACCGCAAACTGAAGTCTGAGGTCAGCAGTGAAGGAGAAGCTGAG ATTGACTTGGATGTAGACTCCGATACTCCAGGAACGTCTACAGGACATCGG GGAGCCATTCCAAATTCTAAGAAGCGTGGTGTGGTTCTGGATGCGAAAGCCTGGCGAAGTCAATGCCGAGAGCTGTTGCGTCGAATGATAGCCTCCCGGGATTCGCAACCTTTCAGGCAGCCTGTGGATCTCTTTGAATATCCG GACTATCGAGACATCATCGACACCCCCATGGATCTGGGTACAGTGTCAGAGACACTGATAGCAGGCAACTATGAAAATCCGATGGAGTTTGCCAAAGACATCCGCCTCATTTTCAGCAACTCTAAAGCATACACACCTAACAAGAAATCACAG ATCTATACCATGACCCTCAGCTTGTCAGCCTTCTTTGAAAAACACATCATCTCCATCATTTCCGACTATAAGTCTGCCATTCAGAACGAGCGGCGGGCTCGTCAGCGTCTCACTTACAGGAACAGATTGCACAACGGAGGCAGCTCGCCACCTATTAGTCCATCCTCCAG CCCTAAAGGGAAGCACAAGTCAGGGAAGGTGTCAAAGCCAAAAAAATCCCAGACCTCAACAAGGAACCGTTCTCAGAGATCACATCAAG CTCAGCAAAGCAGTAGTGtagcagaggaagaggacatCCAGCCTTCTTCCCCGAGTTCAGGGACGAGCGACGAGAGCAGAAATCAAGGACCACATCGGGTGACCCGCAGCCAAGCAACTCCAGTGAAGAAGTCAG GGCACCAGAATAATTTGCACCTAAGTAATGGCTCCAGACAGCGGCATGGACAAGAAACGCTGCAGTCTGACGATGATGAGGAGGCGTCGGGATCCAACAGCTCTTCGTCAGAGTCATCCTCCACCTCGTCATCCTCGTCTTCCTCGTCATCGTCTGACAGTGAGAACAGCTCTGATTCTGAGATGGAAAAGTAcgtggaaggaggaggagatcaCGACTACAGCA CCCCCTGCCTGTCAGTACGCCTCTCAGCTAAGGGTA GTGCGGCCTCAGGGAAGCGGAGACACAAAGGAGGAGAGGACATGGCACAGAGAT AACGAGCACGAGTGCAGCTGCCagtagaggaggaggaagatgaggaggaggaggaggaagaggaggcagaggatgaagaagaagaggaggaggaggaagaggaagaggaggaggaggagcagcagcagcaacaacaacaggtgGCTGTAAgacatgaagaggaggaggaagaggaggaggaggaagaagaagaggaggaggaggaggaggaggaagaagaagaagaagaagaggagccaGATGAGGAGGGTGATAATAACAACTCTGAGGTGGAGAGTGGGGTGGCAgcttcagcatcagcagcaacaGCTAACAGTCAGAGAGGCAGCCAGTGTAAGTCTCGGCGGGTTAACACGCGAAACCAGGGCCGCAGGACAGTTCGATACAGAGATGACTCAGAGGACGATGGCCATGGGTCGAAAGACGACCCTCTAAACCTTGGCATGTCCCGCTCAGGACGGGTACGCCGTATGACTGAGAAAGCCCGTGTCAGCCACCTTATGGGCTGGAGTCACTGA